A window from Primulina eburnea isolate SZY01 chromosome 2, ASM2296580v1, whole genome shotgun sequence encodes these proteins:
- the LOC140824001 gene encoding protein FAR1-RELATED SEQUENCE 5-like: MESHNHPLSTPSKVHLLHSHRTVSAAKKALSQQFAEANVPTCQQMRLFEIESGGPEHVGCTERDIRNYEKTLRDEHKGIDAETLIDFFMSEKDKSSTFFFDYETDSDNRFIRCFWADPVSRRAYTAFGDVVVFDTTYNTNKYGMIFAPFVGVNHHHQAIVFGCGFLSDEKTDSFVWLLNKFLEAMPKGALNLIITDQDPAITKAIAEVFPKTIHRYCLWHILNKFPDKLNPVTFGDHYQSIKNDIVHSTTSIEFERSWEDVMNCANLVENDWHSLMYELRHKWVPGYFNHVFSAGMSSSQRSESSHVFFKRYVCNKNSLMDFIIRFNKALQHQRHNELVADHTDMNERPKVKSNWPMELQMVNVYTKNKWLEFQNEISLSHGYYVQQASIGIEFGVYNVINFQGSSSAKHRLLTHDIQRDDISCSCMKFRFEGIPCRHMLAFFRINQVFHLPDQYILKRWTKDAKVGVLYTMAEQNLVDDPERCLMSRHMRLSCKASALIDVASFSDEGTNFLADEFDSIDSKMKEMNINRTLSSGIQSRSTFDGAIGIIDPS, translated from the coding sequence ATGGAAAGTCATAATCATCCACTATCAACTCCTTCAAAGGTGCATTTGTTGCACTCACATCGTACTGTTTCTGCAGCAAAGAAAGCACTGAGTCAACAGTTTGCAGAAGCGAATGTACCTACTTGTCAACAAATGCGATTGTTTGAAATAGAGTCTGGAGGACCTGAACATGTTGGTTGCACAGAAAGAGATATAAGAAACTACGAGAAAACGCTTAGGGATGAGCACAAGGGTATTGATGCCGAAACATTGATTGATTTCTTTATGTCTGAGAAAGACAAGAGCTCAACTTTCTTTTTTGATTACGAGACTGATTCAGACAATAGATTTATTCGTTGTTTTTGGGCGGATCCTGTGTCACGGAGGGCATACACTGCATTTGGTGATGTAGTGGTGTTTGATACAACATATAACACCAACAAATATGGGATGATTTTTGCACCATTTGTAGGagttaatcatcatcatcaggCCATTGTTTTTGGTTGTGGATTTTTAAGTGATGAGAAAACTGATTCTTTTGTTTGGTTGCTTAATAAGTTTCTGGAAGCCATGCCTAAAGGAGCACTAAACTTGATCATAACTGACCAGGATCCTGCTATAACGAAAGCCATAGCTGAAGTTTTCCCTAAAACAATACATCGATATTGTTTGTGGCACATTCTAAACAAATTCCCAGATAAATTGAACCCCGTGACTTTCGGTGACCACTATCAAAGCATAAAAAATGACATCGTACATTCTACGACTTCTATTGAATTTGAGAGATCATGGGAAGATGTTATGAATTGTGCTAACTTGGTAGAAAATGATTGGCACTCATTAATGTATGAGTTGCGGCATAAGTGGGTGCCGGGTTATTTCAACCATGTATTTTCTGCAGGAATGTCAAGTAGTCAGAGGTCTGAAAGTTCACATGTATTTTTCAAGAGGTACGTCTGTAACAAGAACTCATTGATGGATTTTATAATTCGTTTCAATAAGGCACTTCAACACCAAAGACACAATGAGTTAGTTGCCGATCATACTGATATGAACGAGCGGCCAAAGGTTAAATCGAACTGGCCAATGGAACTGCAAATGGTGAATGTATACACGAAAAACAAATGGTTGGAGTTTCAAAATGAAATTAGTCTGAGTCATGGTTATTACGTGCAACAAGCATCTATCGGAATTGAGTTTGGGGTTTACAATGTCATTAATTTTCAAGGTTCTTCTTCTGCCAAACATAGGCTGCTTACGCATGACATACAAAGAGACGATATATCATGTAGTTGCATGAAATTTCGATTTGAGGGTATTCCGTGCAGACATATGTTAGCATTCTTTCGTATCAACCAAGTGTTCCACTTACCTGATCAGTATATACTCAAACGGTGGACAAAAGATGCAAAAGTTGGCGTACTATACACTATGGCTGAGCAAAATTTGGTCGACGATCCAGAAAGGTGTTTGATGTCTAGACATATGAGGTTATCTTGTAAAGCTTCAGCTTTAATTGATGTAGCATCTTTCAGTGATGAGGGGACAAACTTCTTGGCTGATGAGTTTGATTCTATTGATAGCAAAATGAAGGAGATGAATATTAATAGAACGTTAAGCAGTGGAATTCAAAGTAGGAGTACCTTCGATGGAGCCATTGGTATCATTGATCCTTCATAA
- the LOC140824489 gene encoding uncharacterized protein — protein sequence MEDKLNKKIKSCKKKQKHQHPNDQTTRPTSDFSFKPSAQVKGLRFGGQFIVKSFTIRRAGTLELLRLLSMPPTNYHDQPKPRFPSTTVYVPTNFTILAHEAWHTLTLGLGTKKSKVVLFVLESENMKAAMDRFWPPEIPMGEVNKKLIRGLTGCEMSRFKFKKGCVTFYVYAVRRIGNMGFACAQDLRLILQSVVALKDFIDHTAMLALPNQRSISYTPPVAAVH from the coding sequence ATGGAAGATAAACTGAACAAGAAGATCAAGAGCTGCAAGAAGAAGCAGAAGCACCAGCACCCGAACGACCAGACAACCAGACCCACATCTGATTTCTCTTTTAAACCCAGCGCCCAAGTCAAGGGTCTCAGATTTGGGGGCCAATTCATTGTAAAATCCTTCACTATCCGACGTGCCGGTACTCTCGAACTCCTCCGACTCCTCTCCATGCCTCCCACCAACTACCACGACCAACCCAAACCGCGGTTCCCTTCGACCACCGTGTACGTGCCTACCAACTTCACGATCCTCGCTCACGAGGCTTGGCACACGCTCACATTAGGTCTGGGGACGAAAAAATCCAAGGTGGTGCTCTTCGTTCTGGAATCGGAGAATATGAAGGCCGCGATGGATAGATTCTGGCCGCCGGAGATTCCAATGGGTGAAGTGAATAAGAAGCTGATCAGAGGGCTGACGGGCTGCGAAATGTCCCGGTTCAAATTCAAGAAAGGATGTGTAACTTTCTACGTTTACGCCGTTCGAAGGATTGGCAACATGGGTTTCGCTTGCGCGCAGGATCTGAGATTGATTCTGCAATCGGTGGTTGCGCTCAAGGATTTCATAGATCACACGGCGATGCTCGCCTTGCCTAACCAGAGAAGCATCAGCTACACCCCACCGGTCGCTGCCGTTCATTAG
- the LOC140820346 gene encoding uncharacterized protein translates to METPKFEVRHLLKDKRFWVASFIITWAAALQGHMMWLQRQDSFKQKFGDLKTQIDLEKAAENQ, encoded by the exons ATGGAAACGCCAAAATTCGAAGTCCGGCATCTTCTCAAGGACAAAAGATTCTGGGTCGCCTCTTTCATAATCACCTGGGCTGCAGCTCTTCAG GGCCATATGATGTGGTTACAGAGGCAAGATTCCTTCAAGCAGAAGTTTGGTGACCTTAAAACACAAATCGATTTGGAAAAGGCAGCTGAGAATCAATAA
- the LOC140820332 gene encoding late embryogenesis abundant protein 47-like, producing the protein MSQEQPSRNVNLHEPIDNNATQVEVIAKQLSSADITCNVQVQQSGNITIGEALEATALTAGHQPVDYSDAAAIQAAEVRATRRTNIVPGGVAAAAQSAATRNARLQRDEDKTKLGEILSEASTKLPSDKAVTRRDAEGVIGAELRNDPNLCTRPGGVAASLAAAARLNHSNISSTNTSTATPTPIDNNL; encoded by the coding sequence ATGAGCCAAGAACAACCCTCCAGAAACGTCAATCTCCATGAACCCATCGACAACAATGCTACTCAAGTTGAAGTTATCGCGAAACAGCTGTCATCGGCAGACATTACGTGCAATGTACAAGTCCAACAATCTGGGAACATCACCATCGGTGAAGCTCTCGAAGCTACAGCCCTGACGGCAGGCCATCAGCCGGTGGATTATAGTGACGCGGCTGCCATACAGGCGGCGGAGGTGAGGGCCACACGAAGAACCAACATCGTGCCCGGTGGTGTTGCTGCGGCTGCTCAATCAGCTGCCACTCGAAATGCTCGGCTTCAGAGGGATGAGGATAAGACGAAACTTGGAGAAATTCTATCCGAGGCGAGTACCAAGCTGCCATCTGATAAGGCAGTGACACGCCGGGATGCTGAGGGGGTGATCGGAGCCGAGCTGAGGAATGATCCCAATCTTTGCACACGACCCGGAGGTGTGGCTGCGTCTCTTGCTGCTGCAGCAAGGCTTAACCACTCGAACATTTCTTCTACTAACACTAGCACTGCAACTCCTACTCCGATTGATAATAACTTATAa